From a region of the Xyrauchen texanus isolate HMW12.3.18 chromosome 39, RBS_HiC_50CHRs, whole genome shotgun sequence genome:
- the tmc8 gene encoding transmembrane channel-like protein 8 isoform X2, with the protein MVKENERSNFQRLLSDESSGSVVSSDSCEYYQTEIFGLLPSSQAHRRQQQKIHPDALTHDQNERFLLDREWKSSVPLKALPFSMQDKRDIRERQHLQRRNIGSWNSWRRSQQIARRRLKEHVGRAVSGLLPWRHTLHKIEGQFGVGVKAYFVFLRYLLCLNLLYSVIISGSVVTPALVYRDNHESHSYSFGYKDIFIGSGFLENSSVFHSFYTRGTLDSDCLNTSILFLLGMTSVLVLSVFMVVRRTVVGYKHSWLTGNRFSSNASYKVFCGWDFCIQNQQAASLKRNFIRNELKMDLDEQMFHERVQQRSLRQWVLLIFLRVVLNFLVLILLGSSFTLIHYAIKLSQQQYEDLRILSLILEYLPPITMAMVNYLLPHVFSKISEFEDYSLTTQLNLTLIRSIFLKLASLGIYLFFLIRTPGVKSKCLENEFGKEMYKLTMFNLIECIFSAFFLAYPRTLLVERFPDWRLVQILGKQQFEIPLNVLDLVNSQTVTWVGVFYCPLLPTISTIRLLFVFYIKKFTVVRCCVPAQRMFRTASSSVLFHFMLLLGLFMSVVTLGVNINRFVPGGCGPFEGNRTVFNVTSVCVKTLPVPAQTAISYISSEAFAFALILAEVVILTSYMSRGRANRKGIERLKDMLVMLR; encoded by the exons ATGGTGAAAGAAAACGAGAGATCAAACTTTCAGAGGCTGTTATCAG ATGAGAGCAGCGGTTCGGTCGTGTCCAGTGACTCGTGTGAGTACTATCAGACGGAGATATTTGGCTTGTTGCCGAGCTCACAGGCTCATCGCCGACAGCAACAGAAGATTCATCCAGACGCGCTCACGCATGATCAGAATGAACGTTTCCTATTGGACAGAGAGTGGAAATCCAGTGTACCTCTCAAAGCTTTACCCTTCTCCATGCAGGACAAGAGAGACATCAG AGAGCGGCAGCACCTACAGAGACGCAACATTGGCTCATGGAACTCGTGGAGGCGGAGCCAGCAAATCGCAAGGCGGCGCTTAAAGGAGCATGTGGGTAGGGCCGTGTCAGgactgttgccatggagacacaCACTTCACAAGATTGAAG GTCAATTTGGCGTTGGGGTGAAGGCTTACTTTGTGTTCCTGCGGTATCTGCTGTGTTTGAATCTGCTGTACAGTGTGATTATCAGCGGATCTGTGGTGACGCCAGCGCTGGTGTACAGAGACAATCATG AGTCCCATAGCTATTCGTTTGgatataaagacatttttattggaTCT ggGTTTCTTGAAAATTCTTCAGTATTTCATAGTTTCTACACACGTGGCACTCTTGATTCCGATTGCTTGAACACTTCAATCCTCTTTCTTCTTGGCATGACATCTGTTCTCGTCCTCAGTGTCTTTATGGTGGTCCGCAG GACGGTTGTGGGCTACAAACACTCGTGGTTGACTGGAAATCGCTTCAGTTCTAATGCGAGTTATAAAGTGTTTTGCGGATGGGATTTCTGCATTCAGAATCAACAGGCAGCGTCACTCAAACGCAACTTCATCCGGAACGAACTGAAG ATGGATCTCGACGAGCAGATGTTTCATGAGAGAGTCCAGCAGCGCTCGCTCAGACAGTGGGTTCTGCTCATCTTCCTGCGGGTCGTTCTGAACTTCCTCGTGTTGATTCTTCTGGGCAGCTCCTTCACTCTCATCCATTACGCCATCAAACTGTCACAACAACAG tatgAGGATCTCCGGATTCTCTCTCTAATATTGGAGTATCTTCCTCCAATCACCATGGCAATGGTAAACTACCTGTTACCGCACGTCTTCAGTAAGATCTCAGAGTTTGAGGATTACTCTCTCACCACCCAACTCAACCTCACCCTGATCAG gagtaTTTTCCTGAAGCTGGCGTCTTTAGGCATCTATCTGTTCTTCCTTATCAGAACACCAGGTGTCAAAAGCAAG tGTCTCGAGAACGAGTTTGGAAAGGAGATGTACAAACTCACCATGTTCAACCTCATTGAGTGTATCTTCAGTGCGTTTTTCCTGGCCTACCCAAGAAC GTTATTGGTGGAGAGGTTTCCAGACTGGAGGTTGGTGCAGATATTGGGCAAACAGCAATTTGAGATTCCCTTAAACGTGCTGGACCTGGTGAATAGTCAGACAGTCACATGGGTGGGCGTGTTTTATTGCCCTCTTCTGCCCACCATCAGCACCATCAGACTGCTGTTTGTCTTCTATATCAAGAAG TTCACAGTAGTGAGATGTTGTGTTCCCGCTCAGAGAATGTTCCGGACCGCCAGTTCCTCAGTTCTGTTCCATTTCATGCTGTTGTTGGGTCTGTTTATGTCTGTGGTCACGCTGGGAGTCAACATCAACAG GTTTGTTCCGGGAGGCTGCGGCCCATTTGAAGGAAACAGAACCGTGTTTAATgtgacgagtgtgtgtgtgaagacgCTGCCCGTCCCCGCACAGACCGCCATCAGTTACATCTCATCTGAGGCGTTTGCATTCGCTCTCATACTGGCagaagt TGTCATACTGACGTCATACATGTCTCGTGGAAGAGCCAATCGTAAAGGCATCGAGAGACTGAAGGACATGTTGGTTATG CTCAGATAA
- the tmc8 gene encoding transmembrane channel-like protein 8 isoform X1, producing the protein MVKENERSNFQRLLSDESSGSVVSSDSCEYYQTEIFGLLPSSQAHRRQQQKIHPDALTHDQNERFLLDREWKSSVPLKALPFSMQDKRDIRERQHLQRRNIGSWNSWRRSQQIARRRLKEHVGRAVSGLLPWRHTLHKIEGQFGVGVKAYFVFLRYLLCLNLLYSVIISGSVVTPALVYRDNHESHSYSFGYKDIFIGSGFLENSSVFHSFYTRGTLDSDCLNTSILFLLGMTSVLVLSVFMVVRRTVVGYKHSWLTGNRFSSNASYKVFCGWDFCIQNQQAASLKRNFIRNELKMDLDEQMFHERVQQRSLRQWVLLIFLRVVLNFLVLILLGSSFTLIHYAIKLSQQQYEDLRILSLILEYLPPITMAMVNYLLPHVFSKISEFEDYSLTTQLNLTLIRSIFLKLASLGIYLFFLIRTPGVKSKCLENEFGKEMYKLTMFNLIECIFSAFFLAYPRTLLVERFPDWRLVQILGKQQFEIPLNVLDLVNSQTVTWVGVFYCPLLPTISTIRLLFVFYIKKFTVVRCCVPAQRMFRTASSSVLFHFMLLLGLFMSVVTLGVNINRFVPGGCGPFEGNRTVFNVTSVCVKTLPVPAQTAISYISSEAFAFALILAEVVILTSYMSRGRANRKGIERLKDMLVMCSSDKRFLVKQHSTIMRRQQRTR; encoded by the exons ATGGTGAAAGAAAACGAGAGATCAAACTTTCAGAGGCTGTTATCAG ATGAGAGCAGCGGTTCGGTCGTGTCCAGTGACTCGTGTGAGTACTATCAGACGGAGATATTTGGCTTGTTGCCGAGCTCACAGGCTCATCGCCGACAGCAACAGAAGATTCATCCAGACGCGCTCACGCATGATCAGAATGAACGTTTCCTATTGGACAGAGAGTGGAAATCCAGTGTACCTCTCAAAGCTTTACCCTTCTCCATGCAGGACAAGAGAGACATCAG AGAGCGGCAGCACCTACAGAGACGCAACATTGGCTCATGGAACTCGTGGAGGCGGAGCCAGCAAATCGCAAGGCGGCGCTTAAAGGAGCATGTGGGTAGGGCCGTGTCAGgactgttgccatggagacacaCACTTCACAAGATTGAAG GTCAATTTGGCGTTGGGGTGAAGGCTTACTTTGTGTTCCTGCGGTATCTGCTGTGTTTGAATCTGCTGTACAGTGTGATTATCAGCGGATCTGTGGTGACGCCAGCGCTGGTGTACAGAGACAATCATG AGTCCCATAGCTATTCGTTTGgatataaagacatttttattggaTCT ggGTTTCTTGAAAATTCTTCAGTATTTCATAGTTTCTACACACGTGGCACTCTTGATTCCGATTGCTTGAACACTTCAATCCTCTTTCTTCTTGGCATGACATCTGTTCTCGTCCTCAGTGTCTTTATGGTGGTCCGCAG GACGGTTGTGGGCTACAAACACTCGTGGTTGACTGGAAATCGCTTCAGTTCTAATGCGAGTTATAAAGTGTTTTGCGGATGGGATTTCTGCATTCAGAATCAACAGGCAGCGTCACTCAAACGCAACTTCATCCGGAACGAACTGAAG ATGGATCTCGACGAGCAGATGTTTCATGAGAGAGTCCAGCAGCGCTCGCTCAGACAGTGGGTTCTGCTCATCTTCCTGCGGGTCGTTCTGAACTTCCTCGTGTTGATTCTTCTGGGCAGCTCCTTCACTCTCATCCATTACGCCATCAAACTGTCACAACAACAG tatgAGGATCTCCGGATTCTCTCTCTAATATTGGAGTATCTTCCTCCAATCACCATGGCAATGGTAAACTACCTGTTACCGCACGTCTTCAGTAAGATCTCAGAGTTTGAGGATTACTCTCTCACCACCCAACTCAACCTCACCCTGATCAG gagtaTTTTCCTGAAGCTGGCGTCTTTAGGCATCTATCTGTTCTTCCTTATCAGAACACCAGGTGTCAAAAGCAAG tGTCTCGAGAACGAGTTTGGAAAGGAGATGTACAAACTCACCATGTTCAACCTCATTGAGTGTATCTTCAGTGCGTTTTTCCTGGCCTACCCAAGAAC GTTATTGGTGGAGAGGTTTCCAGACTGGAGGTTGGTGCAGATATTGGGCAAACAGCAATTTGAGATTCCCTTAAACGTGCTGGACCTGGTGAATAGTCAGACAGTCACATGGGTGGGCGTGTTTTATTGCCCTCTTCTGCCCACCATCAGCACCATCAGACTGCTGTTTGTCTTCTATATCAAGAAG TTCACAGTAGTGAGATGTTGTGTTCCCGCTCAGAGAATGTTCCGGACCGCCAGTTCCTCAGTTCTGTTCCATTTCATGCTGTTGTTGGGTCTGTTTATGTCTGTGGTCACGCTGGGAGTCAACATCAACAG GTTTGTTCCGGGAGGCTGCGGCCCATTTGAAGGAAACAGAACCGTGTTTAATgtgacgagtgtgtgtgtgaagacgCTGCCCGTCCCCGCACAGACCGCCATCAGTTACATCTCATCTGAGGCGTTTGCATTCGCTCTCATACTGGCagaagt TGTCATACTGACGTCATACATGTCTCGTGGAAGAGCCAATCGTAAAGGCATCGAGAGACTGAAGGACATGTTGGTTATG TGCAGCTCAGATAAGCGTTTCCTGGTGAAACAGCACTCTACAATCATGAGACGACAGCAGCGGACACGCTAA